The region AATCCAATTTCAGGGGCAGTTTACTTGGCCTCGCAATAGGTGATGCTCTCGGCATGCCCGTCGAAGGTATGAGTTACGAGGAAATTAGACGGAGATTTGGCGAGATCAAGGACTTCATGCCATCAGAGGATGGATTATCTGCGGGAGAATGGACAGATGATACTGCCCAGGCATTGATTCTTGCAGAATCGCTTTTGGAAACCGTGTATTTCTCACCGGAGAATTTTGCGGAAAAGCTGGCAGGGCTGAGCATAAGCCACAGATTCGGACCCACATCTTCCCAGGCGATACGTCTGCTGAGACAGGGGTATTCCTGGAGAGAGAGCGGAATAAATTCAGACACGAACGGTTCTGCCATGCGAGTTGCACCCATTGGCCTTCTGTACAACCACAACTACAACCTCGTAGAGGAATATGCAGTTATTGCATCATCGGTAACGCACAAGGGCTCTGCTGCAATAGCAGGGTGTGTTGCCGTTGCCACCGGGGTTGCCTGTGCCGTAAATGAAGATGAAGAACTGGTAAACGAGGTGGTCAGAAGAGCAGAAAAATATGACACTCTTGTTGCTGAAAAAATAGAATATGCATATCAGATAAGAAAATCAGGTCTGGAAAAGGCAGTAAAGGAGCTGGGAAATTCAATCATGGCATTTGAATCCATACCCTTTGCATTTTACTGCTACTTTTCGTCAAAAAATTTCGAGCAGGCAGTTATCAAGGCTGTCAATGCTGGTGGCGATGCCGACACTGTTGCTGCTATTTCTGGAACGCTGAAAGGTGCCGAAGCCGGCATCGAGAGAATACCCGAAAGATTCAGAAAAATAAAGGATTACGAGCTTATTCTTGACTTGGCAGACAGGCTTTACGAGGTTCACCTGAAGATTACGAGGGTTGGTTAGCTTTTCATCATTTTAATGTATTCGAAGGCCGAATTTGCCGCAATGGCTCCTTCAGCACAAGCAGTTACCACCTGCTTCAGAGGGTTCTCGGTGCAGTCGCCTGCTGCATATACGCCATCCACGTTCGTCCTCTGCTTTCTATCTACCTTAATGTAGCCGGCAGAGTCCCGTTCCACTCCCAGATCCATGACAATGTCTGTCGCAGGCCTGATACCGACCGCAATGAAGATACCATCGACCTCAACAACCTGCTCCTCCCCGGTAGCTCTGTTGAGCAAAACAACCCGCTCTACCTTCTCGCCTCCTTCAATTCTTTCGACAACACTGTTCCAGATTACGGGGATCTCTCTTTTGAAAAATTCTTCCTGTAAAGCCCTATCTGCTCTCAGTTCGTCCCTTCTATGCACGAGTGTTACATCACATCCCGTTTCCTTAAGATAAATCGCATCGGTCAAGGCCGTATTTCCTCCACCGACAACCAGGACTTTCTTACCTCTGAAGAAATGGCCATCACAGGTTGCGCAGTAACTCACTCCCCTGCCCACAAACTCCCTTTCCCCGGGAACTCCGAGCTCCTTATGTTTTCCACCTGTGGCGATGATGAGGGCCCGTGCATAATATGTTCCGCCATCGGCAGCAACCTCGAATTTTCCGTTTGCTTTTTTCACATTCTCCACGTTCTCAAACTTGTGCACTGCTCCAAATTTAAGTGCCTGGTTCTTCATCCTCTCAAGAAGCTCAAATCCACTTCCCTCATACCCGGGATAGTTTTCAATCCAGGGTGTTAAAGAGAGCTGGGAAACAGGGTCCACACTTTCAAAAAAAGCCGTATTCAGACCGTATCTCGCCGAATATATGGCCGCAGTCAGCCCTGCCGGTCCTGCACCGATAACTATCACATCATATTCGTTGGTATCCTCGCCTTTCCCCATCAGATCCGAGCTTAGCATGACCTGCATTCTGTTCACCTCCCACTAACCTGAAAAGATTGCAGTAAAATAAACTTTTTCAGGTTTTAGCCTCTCTGTCCAATTCGACAGGTATGTTTTTACCTGAAAAGTTTACATTTTGGTTCAGGGTGTCGCTGAAAAGATGCCCAAGCTTTATTTAGTGCAGTAAAAATAAGATCAATAATTGTCAGCACATTAAGGTGGTGCAGGTGAACCTCCTGAGCAAAAATGAATTGATGAAAAAATACGGAGAAATTCCGTGGATCTCGCCCTACAGAAAGCTTGTAGCAATGACAGATGGAGAGTTTATCGAGCTTCACGAGTATCATGCGAGGGGAAAGTGCATAGGGGGTGCAGCATGGGAGACTTACCACTATCCGAGAGTGAGCGACTTAATAATATCTGCAAGAAGAGAGGGTGCGAGAAACATTTTCGTACTTAAAAAAGGTGAGACAAAGCTAAAACTGATACCCGGGATTGCCGGAGCCGGAATTGAGTCAGCCACAATCAAAAAAGACAGTATAGAGATAACATACTCGGGTCTTGCCGGCGGCGGGATAGCTGCAACGGTTTGCAGGGGTCTCGCCGAGGGGGTTGACGGTATTGAAATCATCAACCTCGGAGGTGGGGCTGAACTTGGCAGAGCAAAAATAAGGTTAAAACCTCACAGAAAGGTTGTCATAGGCATCGATGACACGGACAGCCGGGAAGGGGGCGCCACGTGGGCGCTTGCAAATGAGATAGCACACGCAATCGAGAAGAAAGGGCTCGGTCATTACCTGTCCCATGCAATCGTGCAGCTCTACACCAAGACACCAGAGAAGACAACAAACTGCGTTTCAATTGCAGTAACATTTGCAACAGAAAGTAAGGAAAAGCTCGTATCCGAATTCGCCACACGGCTCAGGGAGACTACGCTCAGCGATGAAACCGCCATGGCTGTGTGGGATAGAGTTCTCATCCCGGACGAGTTGAAGAGATACGCGAAGGATGCAAAAAGCAGGGTGGTACAGATTGAAGAGGCCATGAAGGTCGCAGAGAGGCTGGGCATTCAGGTGGTGGAGATAACTGGCGAAAGAGGCGTGATAGGAGCGATGGCATCGCTTGGTTTTGCAGACAATCCAGACGAGGCTGTGATGGTTTATGCTTGATCCCGAACTGAAACTGAAGCTTCTCATTCTCGGAGTGAGAAGTCCGAGAGGTCCGCTTAGGAAAGGCGGCGGTGGACCGAACGGAGGAGTTGGATTCAAAGTGGAGAAATCAGTAGTGTCGGCACCGGTACGGCAGAAATATGCTCGAAATTCGCCATTCAAAATCGTACAGGAGGGTGGAAAATACATCCTTTACGAGCTTGAAAACAGAATAGGTTATGTGGAGTACCCGGAGCCGGACTACTACGGCACAGTTGTCGGAGGTGTTCCTGCAGAGAGGTATGTTGCTCTGGACGGATACGACACCCTCGTTTCTGCTATCTCAAGAAAATGCATCCACTGGGAGCTCGGTAAAAAATGTTCATTCTGTAACATTCAGAAGGGGCTTAAAGACGCCATAGACGTGAAAAACCCGGAATTGCTGGCTCAGGCTGTAAAAATAGCCCACGAAAAGGACAGGAGAAGGCACCTCACACTAACAACGGGAACCGTGAACACGACAGGCAGGGGCGCCGAACTTCTCGCAACGGCGGTTAAAGCAATAAAAAAGGAGGCAGATATCCCGGTCCATGTCCAAATAGAGCCTGTGGACCGGTACTGGATAGAGAGACTGTATGAAAGCGGTGCAGACACGATCGGGATACATGTTGAAGTGTTTGACAAGGAGATCAGATCAAAAGTCATTCCGGGGAAACCCTCCCTGGACAGATACTTTGATGCATGGAAAATTGCCGTTGATGTGTTCGGAGAGTGGAATGTCTCGTCATGGCTCCTGACCGGACTCGGAGAAAGGCCAGACAGTGTAACCAGAGGTCTGGAGACAATGCTCAGCATGACAGTTTACCCGTTCATCGCCCCTTACAGACCCCCACCCGGAGCAGACCGCGAGCCTCCAGACCTGAATTACCACACAAATCTGCTTGAAAAAGTAGAGGAAACATTAAGTGATCTGCAGATTGTTCCAGCAGAGTTTAAATCCGGATGTCCCAGGTGTGGTGGCTGCTCGTTTATTCCTGAATTGCTATAAACTTTAAACCCTTCTTTTTGCCGGACCATTAACACTCACATCATGACTCACATCTCACCAAATCAATAAATTTTTAATAAATTTTATATTAAATCCTTTTAATTTAAATGATGAAAATATTAAATATTAAATTAAAATGTAAAATATTTTACTGATTAAATTTATTTCATTAAATCATTTCATTAAAATTTAATAATTTTAAATATATCTAATAGACAATACAACTTAGGTTTTTTAAATTAAATTTTCTGAATAAAATTGTTCCACAATTAGTGGAATAGAAATAAATTAGGCGACCCTAAAAATGCGGATTTAGGGAGATCGGTTGTTCCAAAATATATGTGAATACGGGGTATACGGTGTGTTCAAGGGGGGGTAACTGCACAAACCATCTGGAGTCGTGAAAAAATGGGTGAAGTGAGGATCATTTGTTACAAAATTTTTGGAATTGCATATTTTGCGAAGTGAGATTAATATTAATAAAATTATTTATTTAGTTTAATTCTTGAAATTTAATAATTGCGACTGTTTAGTATATTCAAAAACAAAAACATTAAAATCAATATATTTTAAATTTTTATTAAATTAATTCTAAAAAAATAATTAATTTAGTCAATTTAATAAAAATAGAAGCGATAAAATAACCGGTGAAAATTGTGAGTATTAAACGTGGAAGGATAAAAAAGAAAAAATTAAAATCAGTTCATAAAAGATATGGAATCAATGAAATATGCTCTTCACTGCCCGATGTGTGGCAGGCAGTTCAGAGATAATGGATTTACGCTCAGATGCCCAGATGGTTGCAATTCCATCGTGAGAACAACATATTTTGATAAACTCAGGCCTCAGGGTGTTGGTTTGTGGAGATACATCAACCACCTCCCGGTCAGATCCCCGCTCAGCTATGGGGATTACCCGGCCATCCTGAAAAGTGAGGAGTATTCATCAATGTACGAGAGCGAGATATACCTTATCATCAACGGATACTCTCCAGACTTCAATGTGAGAATGAAAACGTGTACGTTCAAGGAGATTGAAGCAATTGTTTCGTTAAAATATGCTGAGGAGTGGGGAAAGAACATAACCCTTGCATCTGTGGGCAATACGGCAACAGCGTTTCTCGAGCTTGGAAAGTACGTTGAAGATACAAGTGTTGTGCTGTTTGTCCCCGAAAAAGTGTTTGACTGTACATTCGAAATAGAGAGAAGCGAAAATGTGAGTCTTGTCATGGTGAAAGGCGGGTACAGCAGAGCCACAGAACTCGCACAGAGATTTGCACGCGCAAGAGATGGCTGGGAATATGAAGGCGGGGGCCTGAATTTTGCGAGGCGTGATGGACTTGCAACTTTTGCGTATGCGTTTTTCGAGAGGTTTGGATTTGTCCCCGACATGTATGTCCAGGCTGTCGGTAGCGGCACTGGAGTGATCGCATTTTATGAGGGTATGAAGCG is a window of Geoglobus acetivorans DNA encoding:
- a CDS encoding ADP-ribosylglycohydrolase family protein; this encodes MQSNFRGSLLGLAIGDALGMPVEGMSYEEIRRRFGEIKDFMPSEDGLSAGEWTDDTAQALILAESLLETVYFSPENFAEKLAGLSISHRFGPTSSQAIRLLRQGYSWRESGINSDTNGSAMRVAPIGLLYNHNYNLVEEYAVIASSVTHKGSAAIAGCVAVATGVACAVNEDEELVNEVVRRAEKYDTLVAEKIEYAYQIRKSGLEKAVKELGNSIMAFESIPFAFYCYFSSKNFEQAVIKAVNAGGDADTVAAISGTLKGAEAGIERIPERFRKIKDYELILDLADRLYEVHLKITRVG
- the trxB gene encoding thioredoxin-disulfide reductase; its protein translation is MQVMLSSDLMGKGEDTNEYDVIVIGAGPAGLTAAIYSARYGLNTAFFESVDPVSQLSLTPWIENYPGYEGSGFELLERMKNQALKFGAVHKFENVENVKKANGKFEVAADGGTYYARALIIATGGKHKELGVPGEREFVGRGVSYCATCDGHFFRGKKVLVVGGGNTALTDAIYLKETGCDVTLVHRRDELRADRALQEEFFKREIPVIWNSVVERIEGGEKVERVVLLNRATGEEQVVEVDGIFIAVGIRPATDIVMDLGVERDSAGYIKVDRKQRTNVDGVYAAGDCTENPLKQVVTACAEGAIAANSAFEYIKMMKS
- the mmp11 gene encoding methanogenesis marker protein 11, yielding MNLLSKNELMKKYGEIPWISPYRKLVAMTDGEFIELHEYHARGKCIGGAAWETYHYPRVSDLIISARREGARNIFVLKKGETKLKLIPGIAGAGIESATIKKDSIEITYSGLAGGGIAATVCRGLAEGVDGIEIINLGGGAELGRAKIRLKPHRKVVIGIDDTDSREGGATWALANEIAHAIEKKGLGHYLSHAIVQLYTKTPEKTTNCVSIAVTFATESKEKLVSEFATRLRETTLSDETAMAVWDRVLIPDELKRYAKDAKSRVVQIEEAMKVAERLGIQVVEITGERGVIGAMASLGFADNPDEAVMVYA
- a CDS encoding radical SAM protein, which encodes MLDPELKLKLLILGVRSPRGPLRKGGGGPNGGVGFKVEKSVVSAPVRQKYARNSPFKIVQEGGKYILYELENRIGYVEYPEPDYYGTVVGGVPAERYVALDGYDTLVSAISRKCIHWELGKKCSFCNIQKGLKDAIDVKNPELLAQAVKIAHEKDRRRHLTLTTGTVNTTGRGAELLATAVKAIKKEADIPVHVQIEPVDRYWIERLYESGADTIGIHVEVFDKEIRSKVIPGKPSLDRYFDAWKIAVDVFGEWNVSSWLLTGLGERPDSVTRGLETMLSMTVYPFIAPYRPPPGADREPPDLNYHTNLLEKVEETLSDLQIVPAEFKSGCPRCGGCSFIPELL
- a CDS encoding pyridoxal-phosphate dependent enzyme; its protein translation is MKYALHCPMCGRQFRDNGFTLRCPDGCNSIVRTTYFDKLRPQGVGLWRYINHLPVRSPLSYGDYPAILKSEEYSSMYESEIYLIINGYSPDFNVRMKTCTFKEIEAIVSLKYAEEWGKNITLASVGNTATAFLELGKYVEDTSVVLFVPEKVFDCTFEIERSENVSLVMVKGGYSRATELAQRFARARDGWEYEGGGLNFARRDGLATFAYAFFERFGFVPDMYVQAVGSGTGVIAFYEGMKRLGVMPPSMVIAQNSPFTPIVDSWLQRTEKIPEYPFDPLEAIYAKVLSNKKPLYEHKGGLFDILTETKGQAVSITDSEAKKAGKLFKKTCGFSLFPAAEVAMAVLDKIDLNGKRILINITGSGLDNLKKDFKVRKPKPDYVVEGEEDLEMIE